CCTTGATCTTACTTTGTTGCTTCTGATGCCGTACTTGAAAGGATTCTTCTTCAAGATCCGTTTCCTCCGACAACCTGCATTCCATGTGTAAAACTGACGTCACACGTTTTACAGATGAGGAACGCTCAACTTTCTAGAGAGTGACACGAGGTTTAGGCTACCGGATAAGGAGTGGATGGTACATTTCCTTATGGGTCATCGTCTAAAAAGTAAGTCGCACACTCCAATTTCACTGAGGGCTTCATGGTTTAAAGGGCTACTGGTTATTCCTTTTTCACAGGAGGTGTGTTCCCTTTCCCATTCTTATTTCTTGTTCGCTTGGAAACGAACTCGCTATGGTTGAGCCACCTAAGTTGTTTATGTGTTTTTGTTTTTCTTTACACCTTTATTATATCACCATTCTGTAAGAAACAACGTGGGAGTTGTGTCGCTTTTGTTAACGTTTTCACAAATGATAGGACGTGTAATGGTAAGCATGAGGACGCTTTATATCTTTTGTCATCTTTTTCTAAAACGTGTTATATTGTAAAGTAGTTTGAAATAGAAAGGATATACATCATGAGGAGAATGCTTCTAATCGGGATGATTGGTGTGTTTGCGTTGACGGCTTGTCAATCGGAAACAAATGAATCCCAACCAGCAAAAGAGAATGCTTCAAAAAATACGACAATCACAGAAAAAGAAAAACCCGCTAAAGATGAATCGGCAGAGGAGCAAGATAAAGCCGATCAAGAACCTGAGGAAGACCAAACTGAACAAAATGATGGAGAGAAATCAGACTCTTCACCATCTGATGACAAAAATGGGGAAAAAGAAAAACCGTCCCAACAACCGTCTGATGATTCGACGGCAATGGTGGTGGAGGAGCCAACGAGTACAGAGGTCGTTGTCAATAAACAACGAAAGCTTCCGGATGGCTATACCCCTCCTAATCTAACCGTTCCTGAAGTGCCATTTTACTTTGATGAGTTCCATGAGAAAAAGCAAATGCGCGAAGTCGCTGCCCGTGCACTCGAAGAATTGTTTAAAGGAGCAGACCAAGCAGGCATTGACCTGGTAGCTGCTTCAGGTTACCGTTCTTACGATAGGCAAGACGCGATATTCGCAAGTAACGTCCAGCAACACGGGGAAGAACATGCCAGACAATTCTCTGCCGTTCCGGGCCATAGCGAGCACCAAACAGGACTTGCCATGGATGTAACGGTAGCCAAGTTATCCTTCCAATTAAGTCAGGATCTTGGAGATATGAAAGAAGGAGAATGGCTTGCTGAGAATGCACATAACTACGGGTTTGTTATTCGGTATCCGGAGGGGAAATCGGATATTACAGGCTATGAGTATGAACCATGGCACCTGCGATATGTTGGGAAAGACGTCGCTACAAAAGTCTATAACCAAAATGCTACGCTTGAAGAATATTATAACCTGGTCCCTTAACGCAAAAAGCAGGGAGCCCACGAAAGTGGGCTCCCTGCTTTTTTGAGAGAGGATGTTTCCGTTAGCTTTTATGTAGTGGAAGGTGGGCCTGGAAACCACTCGCTTTCCTGTGGGGAGCTGGTGAGTCTCCTCACCCGGCAAGCCGGCCTCCGGGGTCTCACCTAGGCTCTTCTGCCCATGGGAGTCTCGCAGTTTCCAGGCCCACCTTTGCCATATTAGGAGGAACGGAAACGTGCAATCACGGTAAAGACAGGCCCTACTAATCCCGCAGCCGTTAAACTTCATTATGGCAGGGCTTGCTCGGTGACTGCGAGACTCCCGCGGGGTGAGGAGCGTAGGGGAGACCCACAGAGAGCGAATGCGAACGAGGAGGCTTCCCAGCTCCCCGCAGGAAAGCGAGTTGTCCCCGAGCAAGCCCAAGCACTCATCAAACGCAGGCGGCGCTATCCACACTAAAGCATCTCCGCTGTGTTTAGTAGCAGATTCCTAACCGGGAATGGTGGAAGGTGTTGTTTTCTAATACCTCAAGGGCAAAGCGGGCGGTGTCTTGGGTTGATATTTTCTTGCCATCTTCAGGCAGGTAGTTGACCTCATATCGGATATTGCCTTCTTCTTCTCCATCAGGTAAATAAGTAGGGCAGATGACTGTCCAGTTTAACGTGGATGAGGCTAATTCAAGGTAGCTCTTAAGGTGTTCTTCTGCCGCGAATGTCTTGGTTCTTTTGGATTCAGAGGATTGAAAACGATACTTTCCCTCTTCATAACGACTGTTGAGAATCCCTGCCGTACCGATTGTTACAATACGGGTCGTGCCAGCTTCTTTCATTGCTTGTATGATCTTAGGCGTGCTTTCGGTTAGGGTAGTGGTTTTGTCCGTTCCAAGGCTTGAAAAGACCAGATCGCACCCTTCAATGGTTGCGGATATGTCACTTAGATTGGTTGCGTCACCTTTTATATGGGTGGCTTCAGGGATCTGTTCTTGAGCCTTTTCTTTGTTACGTACGAGTGCTTGTACGGTGTGGCCTTGTTCGATGGCCATTTGAATGAGTGCGGAGCCTACGCGTCCGGTCCCTCCGAATACTGCGATTTTCAAAATAATCACCTCAGGATGTATTAATTTTGTGTTAAAATTTAGAAAATAAAGCGTTTTCTTTAAAAGATTTCTGCTAAGCTTGTCTTAAACTATCCTATGACGAAAGCGTGGGGGCAAAGATGAATCGAAAACTCGTTCGAAGCTGGGCGCTCTATGACTGGGCTAATTCTGCATTTGCTACAACGATCATGGCGGCGGTTCTACCAATTTTTTATCAGCAGGTCGCTGCTTCAACTTTACCGGATCAGCAAGCAACAAGCTACTGGGGATATTCCCAATCGATTGCGGTTCTAATCGTAGCTATTCTGGCACCCATTTTAGGAGCGATTAGTGATTATTCTGCTGCCAAAAAGAAATTTTTACGCTTTTTCGCTTATATGGGGATGATTGCGAGTGTTTTGCTCGCGTTCGTAGATAGTGGTGAATATCTGTTTGCCTCTTTTCTTTTAATAATTGGAACGATTGGTTTTTCAGGTGCGAACGTCTTTTACGATGCTTTCTTGCCTGAAATTTCAAAAGGAACAGACATGGACCGGGTATCCTCTAGAGGATTTGCCTTTGGATATATTGGTGGAGGTCTGTTGTTAGCCATTAACTTACTGATGATTCAGAAGTATGAATGGTTTGGCTTCTCCTCTACAGAGATGGGAACAAAAATTTCTTTTGTAACGGTTGGAATTTGGTGGTTTGTCTTTTCCATTCCTCTATTCAAAAATGTGAAGGAAGAGAAAAGAGAGGGGCAGGTGGAACGGACCAAATCCTATGCCCGCATTGGTTTTTCCCGCGTTGCTCATACATTTCGCGAAATCAATCAATACAAACAACTACTGATCTTCTTACTTGCTTTTTGGCTCTATAACGATGGCATTTCTACGATAATTAAAATGGCTACGATTTACGGTAGTGAAATCGGAATCGGATCATCACACCTTATTGCCGCACTTCTCATTACACAGTTTGTGGGCATTCCTTGTACCTTTTTCTTTGGATGGTTAGCCACAAAAATTACTGCAAAGCGAGCTCTGACTGTCACGCTCGTTGTCTATATAGGAATCGTAATTCTTGGTTATTTTATGAGTTCTGCCGCCCATTTCTATGCGCTCGCGATTTGTGTTGGGGTCGTACAAGGAGGAGCACAATCACTCAGTCGATCGATTTTTGGTCGTTTAGTTCCTGATGACCGACACGCGGAATTCTTTGGTTTTTACGGAATTTCGGCTAAGTTCTCAGCTATTATCGGCCCTGCCTTGTTCGGATTTGTCGGGGCAATCACCGGATCAAGTAAGCTTGGGATCTTTAGCTTGGTTATTTTCTTTGTAGTCGGTTTGATTTTACTTCAGAAGGTGGATATTTCAAAAGGGATGGAAGAAGCTCGTCAGAATACGATTCAGAAGGATAAGGTAGATGTACATGTTTAATGAAGAAACGGGACGACCTTCTAAAGGGTTGTCCCGTTTTTACGTCGTGATTCAGACGATAGGATTGCTGTATTGATTGACGGCATTTTCGCTTACTGGTTTACCTGTGTCATAAGAAATGTTCTGAATAAGGGAAGAAATCTTTTCTAGACCTTCGTCGGTGGGTTCCTCCCAGTATAAGAGGATTTCAGAACAAATTTCTAACCCTTCACGCCGTGCTTCCTCGTATAAATCCAAGAAACTTTCACTACGCGGCTCATTTGTCGCAGAATGATACCAGGTTCGGTGTTCTGTGTTCAAGAAGTCCTTATTAGAAGCGATTGGCTGGTGTGAAAACGAAGACACTAGTTGACCCAGAAGGGCATTTTTCCATCCGTAGGGATCATACAAAACACGGAACGCGCGTTTCATATCTTGATACGCTGCATGGACAAAGTCAGCAGGAATGGAACTGACGACCTGGGGGAAGAAAAAACTGATCTTTTGGGTCAGAAAAGCTGTGAGTTCCACATCAAGAGCCGGACCGACATCAATCTCACGGTATACAGGCGTTTTCCATGTCTTCAAATGTCGAAAACGTTCCATCATAATGGTATCTATGATCACTTCGAGCTTCTGATGTTTATTCTTTTCATACCCTGCGAAATAATGGATGAAGGGGTGTGTGTTTCGGTCTAAAATATGATGAGTAACAAATCCAAGTACATAGGCTTTGGTCGATTGATTTAACTCAGACGCACCTGCAATAAGGTCGATAAGAAACGGACCGCATGCCTCATGATGAAGCACATTTCCAATTTTATTGATGGACTCGTCTTTTTTCCACGGCCAAAAATTATGATAAAAGAATGGGTCTGGGCCCTGTGCTCCTAAATTGACGTAATTGCCTGTTGTTTGAAACTCACCTTGAGCTTTTATTCCGTCCATAATATCTTCAGCAAACAAAATATGTGTCCATATATTCGGCAAAATACTCCCTCCTTTATACTTTGTTTCCATTATAAGGCATAGGTGGAGGTGTGTCTTATGGTTTCTGTGAACAAAGGAAGGAATTTTGATACGGGTGGAGAATGAATAAGGGATAGAGTATTTTTCTCTATAAGCAGGTTTTATTGATTAAGATCTGTGGTATAAACATGGAGTGTGAGAAAGGGAGGATCACGATGGATTATCGTATTGAAAAGGATACGTTAGGCGAAATTAAAGTACCATCTGATAAATATTGGGGTGCCCAAACACAGCGAAGCAAAGAAAACTTTCCGATTGGAAACGAAAGAATGCCAAAAGAGGTTATTCATGCGTTCGCGATTCTGAAGAAAAGTGCGGCTCAGGCGAACTACGAACTAGGGCTTCTTGAGAAAGAAAAAGCAGATGCGATTGCTCATGCAGCAGATCGCATAACAAATGAAGAGCTAGAAGAGCATTTCCCTCTTGTCGTATGGCAGACAGGAAGCGGAACGCAATCTAATATGAATGTAAATGAAGTGATGGCATACGTAGGGAACGAATGGCTACAAGAACACGGCCATGAAGCACGTCTTCACCCAAATGATGATGTGAATAAATCGCAAAGTTCAAACGATACATACCCAACAGCTATGCACGTTGCTTCTGTACTGAAAGTAAAAGAAGCTGTATTACCTGCGTTGGCAACATTAAAGAAAACGTTAAAAGAGAAAATGGAAGCTTATAACGAAATCGTGAAGATTGGTCGAACGCATCTGCAGGATGCCACACCATTAACGCTCGGCCAAGAGATTTCAGGATGGCACCGTATGCTTGAAAAGACCGAAAAGATGCTTGAGGATAGCCTGACTTACGTTCGCGAACTAGCAATTGGTGGAACGGCAGTTGGAACAGGTTTAAATGCTCACGTAGATTTCTCTGATAAAGTTTGTAAAGCCATTAGTGAATTCACTTCTGAGACGTTTGTTTCTGCACCAAATAAATTTCATGCGCTAACGAGTCATGATGAGCTCGTCCACACCCACGGAGCTTTGAAAGCGTTAGCAGCAGATATGATGAAGATCGCGAATGATGTTCGTTGGTTAGCAAGTGGTCCTCGTTGCGGAATTGGTGAGATTACTATTCCTGCTAATGAGCCAGGAAGCTCAATTATGCCAGGGAAAGTAAATCCGACTCAAAGTGAAGCCGTTACAATGGTCGCAACACAAGTTATGGGGAATGATGCAACGATTGGTATTGCTGCAAGCCAAGGAAACTTCGAGCTGAATGTCTTTAAACCGGTAATTGCATACAACTTCCTTCAATCATGTCAGCTTCTAGCGGACAGTATGGAATCATTTAATGAGCGTTGTGTAGAAGGTTTAGAACCAAACCAAGAGAAGATCAATCAATATTTGAAAGATTCTCTTATGCTCGTTACAGCGTTAAATCCACACATCGGCTATGAGAAAGCAGCTAAGATTGCAAAGCATGCTTTTGAGCATGATCAAACGCTAAAAGAAGCGGCTGTTGATACTGGAATTCTTACAGCAGAACAAGTAGACGAATACATTGATCCAAAAGCAATGACACAGCCTACCCAATAAACACACACAAAGGAGCCCTCGAGTTACTCGAGGGCTTTTTCCAATCGTATTAAATTATTTTCCACCGTACTGTTGCTCAGCCATTTGTACAAGACGTTTAGTGATTTCTCCGCCTACAGAACCGTTTTGACGAGCTGTAGAGTCTGGGCCTAAGTTTACGCCGAACTCTTGAGCAATCTCATACTTCATTTGGTCAAGTGCTTGTTGTACACCAGGTACTACAAGTTCGTTAGAGTTGTTGTTAGCCATGTGGATTCACCTCTTTATCATGTATTGGTGGGCTCCTCTGGGTTGTTTACCAGAGCCGAAAGCCCCTGCTTGAAAAGTTGAGGTTTGTGTTTCTGTGTAATCCTATTGTGTGAAAAATAATAGGACTTATGAGAGGTAATTATCTCCAACACTTTTAGTGAAAATTACCAAAGCATTCTGTTCATAGTTTTCCTTATAAGGGTCACAATAGTTATCACAGGAGGTGAAAACATCATGGCTTACAACAACTCAAATGAATTAGTAGTACCAGGTGTACAACAAGCTTTAGACCAAATGAAAACTGAAATTGCACAAGAATTTGGCGTTCAACTTGGTCCAGACTCCACTTCCCGTCAGAATGGATCAGTTGGAGGAGAGATCACTAAGCGCTTAGTTCAAATGGCTGAACAGCAGTATGGTGGTTCTCAACAACAATAACAACTTCATACTATGGCTTAAGAGGGATGGGAAACCATCCCTCTTTTTATGGTAATACAGCTCTGTAGCTGAGAAGGGACCGTTAACGTTGATAAGTGGTTGGGCTTGCTCGGGGACAGCTCGCTTTCCTGCTGGGAGCTGGGAAGCCTCCTCGTTCGCTATCGCTCTCTGTGGGGTCTCCCCTAGGCTCCTTTCCCAGCGGGGGTCTTCGCAGTCCCCGAGCAAGCCCCATCATTAAAGGGGGGGGGCGGTCCCATGGAATGTATCAGGGATGTCTATTGCTTTATTATTGAGATAAAGAAGGTGAAAAGATGTTCATTTGTCCAGCTTGTAATGGATTTGAGGTACTTGCTACTTCTTGTCCGGAGTGTGAAGGGGAGATGAGGGACCGGGGGAGATTGGTGGATTATTTGGATGAGTATAGTCCTTATTTAGAGGATGAGGGACTAAAGTTAGTAGATGGATTAAAGCATTCAACAGATGAGCATACTTGCCTTCATGTGCTTTACTGCTCTCAGTGCGAAACGACGAATGAGTTTGTGGTGCAGGAAGAGGAGCGGTAAATAGAGGTTAAAGGGGTGGGCTTTTGAAAAAGCTCACTTTTTTTGTGTGTAAAGAGTCAGGACGAGGCGAAAAAGTGTCCGGATGCCGTGCTGGAGAGTCAGGACCACGGTGTAAAGAGTCGGGACGAGGGGAGAAAGTGTCCGGACGCTGTGCTGAAGTGCCAGGACCATGATGGAAAGAGTCGGGACGAGGGGAAAAAGTGTCCGGATGCCGTGCTGGAGAGTCAGGACCATGATGGAAAGAGTCGGGACGAGGGGAAAAAGCGTCCGGATGCCGTGCTGGAGAGTCAGGACCACGGTGTAAAGAGTCGGGACATGGCGAGAAAGCGTCCGGATGCCGTGCTGAAGTGCCAGGAACACAGGAGTAAAAGTCGCTACAAAACTTAAAAAGGCTGCCTCAAATAAATGGGGCAGCCTTTCGTATTATATTGTTTATCGAATGCGATTTTCAGTCTCTTTGTCAAAGAAGTGAGCTTTGTTCATGTCTAGGGCAAGGTCAATTTTTTGACCTCCGTTAATATCAGAACGGGAGTCGACGCGGGCGATGAATTCCTGACCTTTTACGGAAGAATATAAGTAGGATTCAGAACCCATTAGCTCAGCTACATCGATCGTTGCATTGATCTTTGTATCTTGGCTCGATTCGATGAATACAGGCTCGTCATGGATATCTTCAGGGCGGATTCCAAGGATCAGTTCTTGGTCGATATAACCACGTTCGCGAAGAATTTTCATCTTTCCTTCAGGGACTTTGATGCGGTAGTCATCAATGTAGAAGTCGCCATCTTTTAGCGTGCCGTGTAAGAAGTTCATGGCCGGTGAACCGATGAATCCTCCTACGAATACGTTTTCTGGCTCATCGTAAACATCTTTTGGACGGCCGACTTGCTGGATGAATCCGTCTTTCATAACGACAAGGCGTGTTGCCATTGTCATCGCCTCTGTTTGGTCGTGTGTAACGTAAATCGTAGTCGTTTGAAGGCGTTGGTGAAGCTTTTGAATTTCTGCGCGCATTTGAACACGTAGTTTTGCATCAAGGTTTGATAAAGGTTCATCCATTAAGAATACCTTAGCATCACGTACGATCGCACGGCCTAGGGCTACACGCTGACGTTGTCCACCTGAAAGGGCTTTTGGTTTACGATCTAAGTATCCTTCAAGGCCTAGAATTTTAGCTGCATCCTGCACACGGCGATCGATTTCATCTTTCTTGAACTTACGAAGTTTTAAGCCGAAAGCCATGTTATCATATACGTTCATATGTGGGTAAAGAGCATAGTTCTGGAACACCATTGCAATATCACGATCTTTTGGTGCTACATCGTTCATGCGCTTATCATCAATCATAAAGTCTCCGCCAGAAATTTCTTCAAGTCCTGCAATCATACGAAGTGTTGTTGATTTACCACAACCGGAAGGACCTACAAATACGATAAATTCTTTATCTTTAATATCGAGATTGAAATTGTCTACTGCTGTTACTTTATTATCATAAACTTTTTGGATGCCATCTAATTTTAACTCAGCCATTGTTCTTCCCCCTATTTATGAAAGCGTTTTATTAACTGACTTAAGTGTAGATAATTTTTAGAAAATGGTAAATGGAAGAAGTGCACAAAGATCGTATAGGTGTTTGTGCACTTTACCTAAAAGCTAGTCCTTATGATGAAGATTCATAATGGCCAAATAGGTGATGAGTGCGCCTTGAAACTGCTTTACATCTATCCCTGTCTTCTCAATAAACTTGTCCACCCGATATTGCAGGCTGTTTCGGTGCATATATAATTTTTTAGCGGCTAAAGTGGTGTTTGAATTTGATTCAAGGAAGATTTGAATTGTATGTAATAGATCGGGTTCGTCGATGACTGGGTGAAGCAATGTATACGTTATGTTTTCGGCATCTTGCTGGCTCAGGCCATCTAAGTACAAATAGGTAATCGCATCCTGATAGGTTGTAACGGGCTTTGGATGGTAGCGAAGCATCTTATGAAATAGAGTCGTTCCCCATGTGTGAGCATGTTGAATATCGTTCTTTGATTCGTAGTAAGGGGTAATGTAAAGCGTGAGTTTAGTATAAAAGTCGCTCATCAATACATCAATCATTTGCTCATATTCGATTGGTTCTCTTGCGTGTTCAAATTGCTCCTCCACAATAATGCCCTCATGCTGATGATTCCAGATGATTGGCATTGGATACGGGAAGAGACCTTGAATGGCTTCGTGAAATACTTCGGGCTCAATGTCTTGGTTGGCTAATGAAAAGAAGACCAAGCGAAAGGAATGGGGAAATGGTGTGTGCTCATTTGGCACTTCTTCATTTTGCATCCATCTTTGCCAGAGCTGTTCTCTAGTCGTCCGTGTTGGCTGTTGCTCAATAAAAGGGGTAAGAAACGTATTTAATAACTCCTGTTCATTCTTAGTGATCGTGTTCTTAGGGATACCGATCATCTCATCTTCAGGAGTCTTAAACCAGTGGTACCGATTCCAATCATCATTCATGTGTGTCGTTAACGTAATAGCTTGTGGAAAGATGGCTTGGATCTGTTCGAACATTAGAATCCCTCTTTCTTCTATTATAGTTTTTTACCATTGGCTCTGTTATAGTTTAGTGTTGCTATTTATAGGCTTGTTCAATACCTGAAGCTGTGACATTCAGGTATAGATTGGCCGTCTTCGTTCGCTGGTGCTTGGGGTGTCTTGGGATCGGCTCGCTTTCCGCGGGCGAGCTGTCGAGCCTCCTCCCTCACTTCGTTCAGTCCGGGGTCTCGTCGACCTCTTTCTCCCGCAGGAGTCTCCCCGTTCCCCAGACACCCCTTATCTAATTATGATGAGACGGCGCGAGACCCTCCAGAGAGCGCAAGCGAACGAGGAGGCTTTTAAGGGAACCACCTTACGCTCAGACTAACGCTAACGGAAACATTCTCACTTTCAGGTGCTCCATATTAGGGACTTATATGTCACGTGTTAAAAATCAACAACCAACTTTAACAAGGTCTTTTACTGTTATTAACCCTATTATACCAATAGGATTAATAAGTAGACAGGCTATCGCTTTTTTTCCAAGCGATGGTATTGTATAATATACTTATAAGGGTACTAAACAAATTGGCTTATTTATAGATAAAAATTCGGAAGGGGGAAGAAATGATGGCAAATCAAGAAGTCCAAGACATGAACCAATATACGCAAGATATGAAAAATCGCTTAAAACGTATTGAAGGACAAGTTCGTGGTGTTCTTAAGATGATGGAAGAAGATAAAGAGTGTAAAGACGTAATCACACAATTATCTGCTGCACGTTCCGCAATCGACCGTTCGATTGGCTATATTGTAGCAAAGAACTTAGAGACGTGCCTGCGAGAGTCTCAGGAAAATGGGGAGCCGGCTGACGAACTGATTCAAGAAGCCGTGCAGATGATTGTAAAAAGTCGTTAAACAAAAGATGAGAGAAAGGCGATCCGAGAGAGGATCGCCTTTTTTTTATTTGTGCTTTTGATGTTCTGTTTCATGAGGATAGGCTTCATGTTGCTTTGGTAATTCGCGTGCTTCCTCGATCTGAGCGCGATTGTATCTTGAATTAACCGTACCACCAGCCATACCTTCATTAATCATCCGATCCACATCAACTTCATAATGTTCACGGCTGTCTCGTTCGCGTTCGTTTTTTGGGTCTGCCACTTAAGATCATCTCCTTTCAGAATTAGTTTTCCGATGTTAGAGATGCGCTATGCATAGCCCTTTTCTTCTGTCATACATTTAGTAGTAGAAGGAGAGGTGGAATACCGTGACACAATCTGCTTTTTTGAACAATTTAGAGGCTGCCATTGAAGCGGAGTGGACAGCTAATGATTTCTATAAACGATTAATGGAAGATACCCCTAACCCCTTATTTAAGGAGTTTATCGAGCATGCAGCAGAGGATGAAGAAAAACACTATCACAGCTTTCAGAAGCTGTATTATCAACTAACAGGTCACTATTATGAACATCCGATGAAGCGAAGAGATTATGAATCCTTTGAAGACGGAGTAGTAGAAGCACTGAAGGATGAACTAGAAGCAAGTGATTTATATAGAGATATGATTCTTCGTATACCCGTGCAATATGCCTATGAACCTCTATTCATAGCTATGACTGATGAAATGGAACATGCTACTCGATTTTCCACCATTTATGGACGACTCCGATAACTTTACTCCTTTAAAGCGATAACGGGTGTCTGACACACTGCATTCATTTAAAGCATCGACGCGTGTCTGGCACGCATCGATGCTTTAGTGTGTGAAAGGGTGTCTGGCACGGGTTATGGTTGGCGTTGGTGGTATAGGTATTTGGCGTATCGGTATGGGTAGGATAGGATGACGTTTTGTTCTCGCTGAAAGGTTGGGTGGTCGTATAGGACATATCCGGGCTTTGAGTTGGCTTCAAACATCCATACCTGACCTTCTTGATCGATGCCGAAGTCAAAGCCGATTTCGCCAAGAGGGCCTTTTAGCGTACGATCGAGTACTTGGCTTATCTCTAAAGCGGAGCGTTCGAGTTGGGTATAGACCCGTTGACTCTCCCGGTCGTCAAACAATTCATCTAACGTATGAAGGGAGCCGCCTCGTCTTACATGAGTGGTAAGGCTGCCTTTTCCAGCGAACTTTGTGCATATAGCTGTTACGACCCATTCGTTTTTTTCATTTTTGTTCGTGTGGACCCTGTAATCCATAGGGGTAGAGCGTTTCGTTTTAAGGTCAATTTCTGGCTGTACAATATATCCATATAACCCATTTGGAAACTGTTGCTTGAGCATGTTTTGACCGTCCTGGTAACGTTGGTGGACAAGCTTTTCC
The nucleotide sequence above comes from Pontibacillus chungwhensis. Encoded proteins:
- a CDS encoding M15 family metallopeptidase, translating into MRRMLLIGMIGVFALTACQSETNESQPAKENASKNTTITEKEKPAKDESAEEQDKADQEPEEDQTEQNDGEKSDSSPSDDKNGEKEKPSQQPSDDSTAMVVEEPTSTEVVVNKQRKLPDGYTPPNLTVPEVPFYFDEFHEKKQMREVAARALEELFKGADQAGIDLVAASGYRSYDRQDAIFASNVQQHGEEHARQFSAVPGHSEHQTGLAMDVTVAKLSFQLSQDLGDMKEGEWLAENAHNYGFVIRYPEGKSDITGYEYEPWHLRYVGKDVATKVYNQNATLEEYYNLVP
- a CDS encoding NAD(P)-dependent oxidoreductase, with the protein product MKIAVFGGTGRVGSALIQMAIEQGHTVQALVRNKEKAQEQIPEATHIKGDATNLSDISATIEGCDLVFSSLGTDKTTTLTESTPKIIQAMKEAGTTRIVTIGTAGILNSRYEEGKYRFQSSESKRTKTFAAEEHLKSYLELASSTLNWTVICPTYLPDGEEEGNIRYEVNYLPEDGKKISTQDTARFALEVLENNTFHHSRLGICY
- a CDS encoding MFS transporter is translated as MNRKLVRSWALYDWANSAFATTIMAAVLPIFYQQVAASTLPDQQATSYWGYSQSIAVLIVAILAPILGAISDYSAAKKKFLRFFAYMGMIASVLLAFVDSGEYLFASFLLIIGTIGFSGANVFYDAFLPEISKGTDMDRVSSRGFAFGYIGGGLLLAINLLMIQKYEWFGFSSTEMGTKISFVTVGIWWFVFSIPLFKNVKEEKREGQVERTKSYARIGFSRVAHTFREINQYKQLLIFLLAFWLYNDGISTIIKMATIYGSEIGIGSSHLIAALLITQFVGIPCTFFFGWLATKITAKRALTVTLVVYIGIVILGYFMSSAAHFYALAICVGVVQGGAQSLSRSIFGRLVPDDRHAEFFGFYGISAKFSAIIGPALFGFVGAITGSSKLGIFSLVIFFVVGLILLQKVDISKGMEEARQNTIQKDKVDVHV
- a CDS encoding zinc dependent phospholipase C family protein, which gives rise to MPNIWTHILFAEDIMDGIKAQGEFQTTGNYVNLGAQGPDPFFYHNFWPWKKDESINKIGNVLHHEACGPFLIDLIAGASELNQSTKAYVLGFVTHHILDRNTHPFIHYFAGYEKNKHQKLEVIIDTIMMERFRHLKTWKTPVYREIDVGPALDVELTAFLTQKISFFFPQVVSSIPADFVHAAYQDMKRAFRVLYDPYGWKNALLGQLVSSFSHQPIASNKDFLNTEHRTWYHSATNEPRSESFLDLYEEARREGLEICSEILLYWEEPTDEGLEKISSLIQNISYDTGKPVSENAVNQYSNPIV
- the fumC gene encoding class II fumarate hydratase; its protein translation is MDYRIEKDTLGEIKVPSDKYWGAQTQRSKENFPIGNERMPKEVIHAFAILKKSAAQANYELGLLEKEKADAIAHAADRITNEELEEHFPLVVWQTGSGTQSNMNVNEVMAYVGNEWLQEHGHEARLHPNDDVNKSQSSNDTYPTAMHVASVLKVKEAVLPALATLKKTLKEKMEAYNEIVKIGRTHLQDATPLTLGQEISGWHRMLEKTEKMLEDSLTYVRELAIGGTAVGTGLNAHVDFSDKVCKAISEFTSETFVSAPNKFHALTSHDELVHTHGALKALAADMMKIANDVRWLASGPRCGIGEITIPANEPGSSIMPGKVNPTQSEAVTMVATQVMGNDATIGIAASQGNFELNVFKPVIAYNFLQSCQLLADSMESFNERCVEGLEPNQEKINQYLKDSLMLVTALNPHIGYEKAAKIAKHAFEHDQTLKEAAVDTGILTAEQVDEYIDPKAMTQPTQ
- a CDS encoding alpha/beta-type small acid-soluble spore protein translates to MANNNSNELVVPGVQQALDQMKYEIAQEFGVNLGPDSTARQNGSVGGEITKRLVQMAEQQYGGK
- a CDS encoding alpha/beta-type small acid-soluble spore protein — its product is MAYNNSNELVVPGVQQALDQMKTEIAQEFGVQLGPDSTSRQNGSVGGEITKRLVQMAEQQYGGSQQQ
- a CDS encoding ABC transporter ATP-binding protein translates to MAELKLDGIQKVYDNKVTAVDNFNLDIKDKEFIVFVGPSGCGKSTTLRMIAGLEEISGGDFMIDDKRMNDVAPKDRDIAMVFQNYALYPHMNVYDNMAFGLKLRKFKKDEIDRRVQDAAKILGLEGYLDRKPKALSGGQRQRVALGRAIVRDAKVFLMDEPLSNLDAKLRVQMRAEIQKLHQRLQTTTIYVTHDQTEAMTMATRLVVMKDGFIQQVGRPKDVYDEPENVFVGGFIGSPAMNFLHGTLKDGDFYIDDYRIKVPEGKMKILRERGYIDQELILGIRPEDIHDEPVFIESSQDTKINATIDVAELMGSESYLYSSVKGQEFIARVDSRSDINGGQKIDLALDMNKAHFFDKETENRIR
- a CDS encoding PucR family transcriptional regulator, which translates into the protein MFEQIQAIFPQAITLTTHMNDDWNRYHWFKTPEDEMIGIPKNTITKNEQELLNTFLTPFIEQQPTRTTREQLWQRWMQNEEVPNEHTPFPHSFRLVFFSLANQDIEPEVFHEAIQGLFPYPMPIIWNHQHEGIIVEEQFEHAREPIEYEQMIDVLMSDFYTKLTLYITPYYESKNDIQHAHTWGTTLFHKMLRYHPKPVTTYQDAITYLYLDGLSQQDAENITYTLLHPVIDEPDLLHTIQIFLESNSNTTLAAKKLYMHRNSLQYRVDKFIEKTGIDVKQFQGALITYLAIMNLHHKD
- a CDS encoding metal-sensitive transcriptional regulator → MMANQEVQDMNQYTQDMKNRLKRIEGQVRGVLKMMEEDKECKDVITQLSAARSAIDRSIGYIVAKNLETCLRESQENGEPADELIQEAVQMIVKSR
- a CDS encoding ferritin-like domain-containing protein, translating into MTQSAFLNNLEAAIEAEWTANDFYKRLMEDTPNPLFKEFIEHAAEDEEKHYHSFQKLYYQLTGHYYEHPMKRRDYESFEDGVVEALKDELEASDLYRDMILRIPVQYAYEPLFIAMTDEMEHATRFSTIYGRLR